A single window of Pyxicephalus adspersus chromosome 10, UCB_Pads_2.0, whole genome shotgun sequence DNA harbors:
- the MARCHF5 gene encoding E3 ubiquitin-protein ligase MARCHF5 produces MLDLADRLISKACPFAAAGIMVGSIYWTAVTYGAVTVMQVVGHKEGLDVMERADPLFLLIGLPTIPVMLILGKMIRWEDYVLRLWRKYSNKLQILNSIFPGIGCPVPRVPAEANPLADHVSATRILCGALVFPTIATIVGKLMFSSVNSNLQRTILGGIAFVAIKGAFKVYFKQQQYLRQAHRKILNNPEAEEV; encoded by the exons ATGTTGGACCTTGCAGACAGACTGATATCTAAAGCTTGCCCTTTTGCTGCAGCAGGAATAATGGTTGGCTCTATATATTGGACAGCTGTCACATATGGAGCAGTGACTGTAATGCAG GTTGTCGGTCACAAGGAAGGCCTAGATGTCATGGAGCGGGCTGACCCTCTCTTCTTGCTGATTGGATTACCCACCATTCCCGTCATGCTTATTCTGGGCAAAATGATTCGATGGGAGGACTATGTCCTCAGGCTGTGGCGTAAATACTCCAACAAGTTACAGATTCTTAACAGCATATTTCCAG GAATTGGATGTCCCGTCCCTCGGGTACCGGCTGAGGCCAATCCTCTAGCAGATCACGTCTCTGCTACTCGCATACTGTGCGGAGCGCTTGTCTTCCCCACCATCGCTACCATTGTCGGCAAACTAATGTTCAGCAGTGTTAATTCCAATCTACAGAGGACAATTCTG GGAGGGATTGCTTTCGTTGCCATAAAAGGAGCCTTCAAGGTATATTTCAAGCAGCAGCAATACCTCCGACAGGCTCATCGGAAGATCCTAAACAACCCAGAAGCAGAGGAAGTATAA